In the Streptomyces fradiae ATCC 10745 = DSM 40063 genome, TGGCCGCGCGTTCTCGCGACCTCGACCCGCAGGAGGGCACCATGGAGCACGAACCGGCGTACGACTTCGACACGGTGGTGGGGATACGCGGCACCGGCTCGTTCCAGTGGGACGTGCTGCCCGAGCTGTACGGCGAGCCGGACCTGGTGCCGTTCACCATCTCCGACATGGACTTCCCCCTCGCGCCCGAGGTGCTGGACGCCGTGCGCCGGCGCGTCGAGCGCGGGGTGTTCGGCTACACCGACTGGCGGCACACCGGCTTCCCGGAGGCCGTACGGGACTGGTACGCGCGCCGCCACGGCGTGGACGTCGACCCGGCCGCGCTGGTCTTCGCGCCGTCGGTGGTGAGCCAGCTCGCGCAGCTCCTGCGGATGTGGACGGAGCCCGGTGACGGCGTGGTGGTGCACACCCCGACGTACGACGGGTTCCTGAAGGCGCTCGACGCGCACGGGCGGCGGCTGAGGGGCGTACCCGTCGGCGACACCGAGGCCCTGGAACGGGAGCTGGCCCGGCCCGACAGCCGGATGCTGCTGCTGTGCTCGCCGCACAACCCGACCGGCCGGGTGTGGACGGGGGCGGAGCTGGCGGCGTTCGCGGCGCTGGCGGAGCGGTACGACGTGGCCGTCGTCAGCGACGAGATCCACGCGGACCTGACACACGAGGGGCACCGGCATGTGCCGTGGCCGTCGGTCGCCCCGCGCGGCTCGCGCTGGGCGCTGGTCTCGTCCGGCTCCAAGGCGTTCAACTTCCCGGCCCTGAACGCCGCCTACGGGATCGTCGGCGACCCGGACGACCGCACCGAGTTCGAGCGGCGCGTGGAGCGCGCGGAGGGGCTGAACTCGC is a window encoding:
- a CDS encoding MalY/PatB family protein, whose product is MEHEPAYDFDTVVGIRGTGSFQWDVLPELYGEPDLVPFTISDMDFPLAPEVLDAVRRRVERGVFGYTDWRHTGFPEAVRDWYARRHGVDVDPAALVFAPSVVSQLAQLLRMWTEPGDGVVVHTPTYDGFLKALDAHGRRLRGVPVGDTEALERELARPDSRMLLLCSPHNPTGRVWTGAELAAFAALAERYDVAVVSDEIHADLTHEGHRHVPWPSVAPRGSRWALVSSGSKAFNFPALNAAYGIVGDPDDRTEFERRVERAEGLNSPSALGLAAHTAAYRHGAPWLDRLLPYVRGNLRLLADRLEEAFPGRALYAPPQAGYLAWLDLRPLGVDDEAFGQELVAREKVAVRPGAVYGADGFVRINLGCPRSKAAHGVDAVVRTLARMAV